In Ananas comosus cultivar F153 linkage group 10, ASM154086v1, whole genome shotgun sequence, the sequence ATCGTGACCGCCgatttaaaatttcgaatacGTAGGGTTGGATTTGAAATTGAAACTAAAGCTCTTTCCCTCCTCGAAGACGCTGCTCTATAAAAGGAGATCCCATCGCCCCTATTCCCgcgatctcctctctctctctctctctctctctctctctccttcctttGAGCTCTCGCGATGGAGCATTCGAAGGCGATCCTCGCGGCTCCCGCCCCCTCTGAAACCCTAGCCGCTTCCCAAGGCGAATCCCTCATCTCAGCTCTCCTTTACGGTACGATCTCTcccacgaaaccctagattcttAGATCGTGCTCATCTTCGATCGCGATCTCGTGAGAGATTTGATCGAAAGCCGTTTTAAGCTTCTTATAATGATTTCATGCGATCAATCTCGTTTTTCCCGTTGCATCATTTGATATCTGATGGATTCCCTTGATATATGTACACGGAATTACATATCTAAGCCAATCCCTATTGATTCGAATTCTGCCAAAGAGGAATTGACGTTGAATTCTGGAATTGATGTTGAATTCTAgtagtttttttattaatttcataaCAAATGTGAAATTAGATGCGTTCACTCCTCGGATTTGTGATTTGACATGAAAAAAAGCTTCTCGGGAGTTCTAGTTTTGGTTATGAGAGATCAACGCTAGTGTTGATGTGTTTCCACCATACTACATGCTCACGAGCTTTGATTGTTGAGTAGTTCTGCAACAAACTTACACTAACGTGAATTTTAGGGCATAATTCGAGTAATTATGGTAGAACTCTCATAATGGACTCTGAATATTAATGaattataaaaaacttaattgtaGAGTTTGGAAACAAAATGATGCACTCTGATTTACTCTTCAATTCTTGTTCAAATGAACCTGTTCTGTAGCAATGTACCCATTAAGTATACAATATAGTCAGTTAAGTATATATGCTCATATTGGTATATGCTGTGAATATTTTGAGTGATTAATTGATCTCTGTTCTTCATTTTAGTATCAGTTTTTTAAATTAATCCTGTTATTTGGTGAGCAGATGTGTCTCAACAGGTACAAGGAGCTATTCAGAACATGCTTAAGATGACCAGGTGAGCTTTGTAATGctaacattatttatttttacaaataaataatcTATTTGATTGTGTGAACAATGTTGATTCCGAAACATCTGATAAATAGTGAGATCGAACAAAGCTCTTGCGAGATAATGGAAGAGATCAAGAAATGCAAGGAGTCCGTGGCCGTTAGAAATAACATCTTAGAGGAGGAGAGAGACCGTTTCAAGAAAGCCGCAATGGCTGTGTTGGAAATGCTTAATGGAAGTGAGGCGCTTTGAGAGGTTTGCATCTTCACTCATTTTGCAGCATAGTAGTTGTGGCTTTTAGTTGTATAGCATCTCAGTGATTCCTTCCTGTGAATTTTGAATATTGTGAGTATTGGTTTGGCTTTGTAACAGACTTAAATTTTACTTAGCTCACATGTTGTTCTCTTAATTGGATGCTATTCACAGACAGAGAATGTGAAGAGTTTGATAAGAACAAAAGGTGACAAACAATCTTTTGATCCTGTTGGCATATATTAATAAAGATTAATACATCAACTCACTATGAATTATTTTTGCATGAGGATAATTGTTTTATGTTGTTATAAACGGTGATAACATTGAAAGATTAATGTGAATTATTTGTATGTCATATAAATGCTCCAAGGTAGGAACTAGGAAATGTAGTTGCTTACACTCACGGCCTAATTGTTTCTCTCAGATGGTAGGCAAATATAAAGCTCTGTTATActtgattatttttactttgtttcTCTGAGATGAGTTTAGCTGAATAGATCAGATTATCGATTCTTCTTTTGCCATCTTTCTCTTTTCCAATTTTTAGGagcaaatattttctttattgccTAATACAACACAGGATGTTTCCCATGCCAATCGTAAAATCTAGGCATTACAAATGGCACCTTCTCTAGTAGAGGATTTCCTTTGTTTCCTTTAGTTTGCTGGCATTACTAAGATATCTTTTCCTTCTCGCTGAGCAagctttttggtttttgtgaataAGTAATGATAAATCATTAGAATTAACAAGAGCATTTTACGAAAAGATTGAGCATGCTTGTACTCAAGTACTTGAACATTGAAACCAATGCGTTGTTTATGAAATCATTAATTTAATTCAGGTATGCTCCCAAGATTTGTCTGTGCGTGGAAAGGAAatattgttattaatttttCCATTTTTGAGGCGGCACCCTAGATTTTTTGGAcagatttattttctttctcatccattttgattttcatataaaaaagaaCATAGTATTATAGCACATCTTTGCTCAATATATATACAGGTGGATAATATGATTGCACTTCTCAAATCTGGATCACAAGGATCTATTCAAAATTTGCAACTCAAAAAGAGTTTTCCAcatcaaaatttacaaaataacttTCTTATCCTCATTTAACTGATCTATATTGGCTCTTAAGTTCATGCCACAGACAAAGCAAGGTATCAGAAGCATCCTCATCCCAGCATGCTTCATTAATCCCTGAAACACCCAGAAGCGTCTTTAGCCACTCTTCATGAAGGGTTGAAAACTCTGATCTCCcttcgctcgacttgaaattgtCAGAGATCTTTAGTCTCATATTTTGGCCAGACTTTGAAGCAGCTTCGACAATTATTTTTGGAATCCCTGCCATTTGGGCAACTTGCAAGCCATAGCTCTCTGAGCAGGCTCCATGAGCAAGCCGATAGAGAAAGATTAATTCCCTGTCACCGTTAAAAGAGCTTCCATTTTTTGGCATGAAGGTGTAGGCCATGTGTTGCAAGCTCACGTGAGGATGCGAAGCAAATTCTTTTGTGAGGGGATGGTAGTGGGTAGCGAAAAGCAAGCGGCAGCATACCCTTTCCACAAGATGGCGAAATACCTGGAAATACATTTTGGTGCTTAAGATCTCGAACATAACAAGTGTATAAATAAACATAAGCTGATTACTAATGCCTTTATGACATGAGAATTTAATACTTACAGCATAAGCAATGGCATATCCATCAAATGTGCTTGTTCCTCTACCAAGCTCATCGAGCAACACGAGAGAATCTCGAGTAGCATTTCTAAGGACTGATGCTGTCTCAGCACACTCAACAAAAAAAGTacctgaaagaaaaaaaaaaaaggttactaTATTTGCAACTTGCAATAGAGAAAATTTACCGTGCTTTTTAGTCACCCACTTTCACCAGACATGATTCTATCAGTTGCACCAAGCCTTGTGAAGATAATATCGGCAGGTGACAGAACACAGGATTCGCAAGGCACATAACAACCCAGCTGCAAAAAAATCAACACGGGAGGCAAAGCAAGTCAAAGACAaggttaaatataaatttagtcTCTGAAATTTGACCCTGATACCAATTATACACTGAGTTTCAATTTTGACAAATTAATGCTTGAAGTTTGTTCCACATAACGTATGTGTTTGTGCTAGTCTACTGTCTTTGGAGAGACCATGTCAGAATCACTGAATCTAAAAAAGTTGTCATATTAGAGTCTGCTAACTTAGGATGATGCTATCGGCGTCCTACGTTCAAGACAAGAATACTTGTTTATGCAGGACATAACAACTATAACTGAAAAACATGACAAAGCAATTATAGGTGTTGAACAAAAGGTCTAGATTTGTAATTATCTCTTATGTTTGTCTTCGATAACAAGAGAAAttagcattaaataaagcaaaaGCTTCTGAGTAAATAACTAACCTGTGCCAAAATAACAGATAGACAGGTGGCACGCATCAAAGTTGATTTCCCACCCATATTTGGTCCAGTCAGCAGCAAAGCGGAAAGATTTTGGCCAGTTGAATCCTCACCAAGAGAGATGTCGTTGGGAACTAACCCATTCTCACATTCTGCGATGGCATATGGATGCCACAGACCTTTCATTCGAAGTATGGGTCCTTTATCTTCTTGGTTTGATTTCATCGAATATGAATTACTACAAAGAAAAATTGGCCTGCTCATAGAGCAGTGTGAAGAAATCGTGGTTGATGCAAAGGACTGAAGCACATCCATGCAGTTGAGCACGTCAATGACCTTTGACCATTCAGTAGCCTTTCCAATGAAGAGATCGACTAAAACAGCTAAAGTGTCAGCATCCGAATCTTTCACAACATGATCCTaatcagaataaaaaaaattagaagagtCAAAATATGAATTGTTCTGAGTAAATTGCATCACTGATACGATTTCTAAATCAGACAGAATAACCATTTCTGCATCTCCTTTCAATTGCAGCCACTGTTAATTGAATGTTAGGCGAATAGAAAAGTGTGGAAATTCTGCTATAGCAGGAGGCTGAAGTGAGACCTTGAGCCCCAAAACCTTAATTTCCAATTcggagcttttgcttttgctatAGAGTAAACTATTGAGGAGATCTTAATATGGCTCCTCTCCTAATAACACTACTCAAAACAACACTTCATCATACAAAACTACACCCTCCGGTAGAGCCCAATCAGCTTTAAGCGTAAAATATGGAAGATATGCTATAGAATATGATGTCAAAGAGTTAAAAGCTAAGTCTATGTGACTTGTTTACTAACTTGATTATGATAGGTCATCACTTGCTCACATGCAGATTACGCTGCTACTAGACCCTATATAGATTAGTATGTGTGGAGGGCTCAACGCAGCGTATCCGCACAATGCAGGTGGCATGCACCACTTGTTAGAAAAACAAAGATAACCCAATTTAGATGGGACAAAAATTAGATGGATTTTTCAGACAAATAACCTGGTATTGAGGAAAGTCATCATCCAAAGCTACTTCAAACTGATGCACTAGTTCGCACAGACTGCTAAGGGTTTGAAGATTGACAACTTTTGATAGTGATAAGATTTCATGATCTTCTTTCTGCAAAATATTCAGCAAGTCTATTCCAATTCGAAGACCTTTGACAAGAGACCCGAATGTTTTCACCTGAAATATAACAGAGTCCAGATGTTAAGATCAGTCAAATGGTCATGATATAGCTATCTCCTTGAGTAACAAAGTAAAAGACAATCACTCTACAGATAAACTTCCAAAATGTTTAGAAATTTACTGTACATTAAGAGAACCAccaaaaattacatttattGGATGAGTTGCACGCAATGGGAACATTCAAACAATATGTATTTATCAAAAcacaaatattatataaaagtttaCAAGAGCAGCAATTATTTGAGTTAATGTGCATATGTTGCCTTTAAAGCACGCAAAAGAGAAGATTAGTGTGAATTACCCGTTGTTTTAATACTCTATCTCCAATCAAAGGCAAGAGGAGAGCTGATGATGAACCAACAGTAGACTTAACTCGCCCTAACAGTCTCTCAAGGTCTGGAATCCTACGAAGATGCTGAACAACAATAGAGACTAAACCTGAATTTTTTATGAATCCCTCGACAATATTAAGCCTATCGTTGATATCGTCAATGTCCTTTAGCGGATGGCAGATCCACCTTCTCAAAAGCCGTTTACCAGATGCAGTTATACAATGATCAAGATGTTTGTACAACGTACCTGCaccaaaaaagaaagagcaaataATGAAAATACAGAAACAATATCTCAAACTGAATATGATAACAGCAGTAGAAGCAAATATGTGAGTGGGAGAAAAGTTGGATACAAACCGGATAAGCCACCATCAATGTTATTGTGGAAAATTTCAAGATTCACAAGAGTTTGACCATCCATTCTTAGGCAGCTTTTGTAGATGTGGTAAGGGGAAAGTTCGCCATTCCTAAGAGCATCATCTAGCTGTTTGCAGATGGCAAAATTAGAATCAAAGAAGGATGTTCAAGCTGTAACTAAATCCCAGAAGTATTACTCAATAGTTTTAACGGATAAATCAAAATCCTCAACAAGACCCTTTCGCATGGAGGTCCCAATTGGTTAATATGTATAGGATAATCAAACAGTTTCTGAAAACAATACAAAAAAAGGACTACGACTGAAACGTAAAACTATAAACATACCGACCtgtagaaaagagaaattggagtTCATAAGACTGTTAAAGGTAAAGTATCCAGATATTGATACATAGTCCCTAAACCTTCGCTTTAAACACCTAATTCTCAAGAAGCAACTTTACCTCAATCCCTGAACTTTCTCATATATTGCAATTTATCCCTAATCGCTAAAAAAATCTGACTACATGAATTTTCGAGAGCACTGATTTTTAACCCTGTTTCAAGATCACTGATTTTTAACCCTGTTTCAAGATCACTGATTTTTAACCCTGTTTCAAGATCACTGATTTTTTAACCCTGTTTCAAGATCACTGATTTTTAACCCTGTTTCAAGAGCACTTATTTTACATGAGAAGGGGTCAAATGGGCAGTTTATAGAATTCTTTGATGCTCAGGGATGGAATATTGAAACAGTACAACAACTATCTGCATAATTTACCTTAAACCTATTTCATACTTTAGCTAATTTAAGGGATGTCAGACTAACTAGGAAAcggaaagaaaagaggaaaagagaaatcACCCTCACCATAAGCCTGGACAGGTGGCCAACTAGTCCACCAAGAGCAGACATAACAAGGTCATGATTCCCCAAAGAATCAAGAGCTGAAAACCATGAGTCTGACAATGCTCTAAAATACCCTTTAGTATGTATCAACTTTCGAACTTCAGCGGCTTCCAAGAAATCTGCGCTAGGTAGTGGTGTCAGTTGCATCTTAACGGAACCTGCATTTTAAGAGAAATTAATAGAGCATTTTATATGTGGTTCAATGACCAATGGCAACTGACCACCACTATTCATTGTAAATAACAAATATGTTCTAAGATACTACTTCACCACCGAATCATATTTGAGGCTCTACTcctattaattataatttttccaATCTCACATCATCCACTCTATAAACTTTTCTAACATCTTCACCATCTTGTTTCAATGACAACCAAAAGACCATCTATGAGCCTCCATATATACCTTGTCAAATAATCAAGTGTTGGGTTTGTGCATATTGTATTGATCAAAAGCTAATGCTCTATGTCCAACTCTGGTCTACTCCAGAGTCATCACCATCTCAACAAGTTTCAACATACCAATAAGAATCTCGAAATTATATTTCTTGGGGTAAGAGGCACGAGATAAGAGGCACAAGATAACTCAAATGAGTCATATATTTATCAGCTGTGATTAAACTATTTTGCATGACCATCAAAGAGTACTATCTGATAATCCAAACAGTGCTTACCTGCTGAAGCATATTTAGTGAGTGCCATGTGAGTTTCTTTAGAAAGCCCTGAGACAATGAACTACCAAATTTTAGTTTGCAAACCAACAACTTAATAGAAAGTCCTTTTGTTCAAATCTGAGTTATATAGCCTGAGATAATGAAACAACATTCAACAACTTATTAAGTCCATTTTTGGCTCAAACCTGAACTTTCATAGATTACTTCTCTTGGAGAAACCTGCAAAAAGGATGCATTAATAAATTGTGGAAGTCCATTGGACCAAGAGAATCAGATGAACAGGAGAACTTACTTGCATCAGCAAAGCACCTATAGCTGCACAAGAATCATCATCAAAGATGGAGCCAACCCAAAATTTCAGAGAAGCATGATCCAGAAAAGCAAATCCATATTCAGTTGAACCTTTCTCAGAAACCCTATTTCCCTATACGTaaattggaaagagaaaaataaaaccttGTGTGAAATACTTAAAGTATGCATTTACGACCAGCA encodes:
- the LOC109716885 gene encoding DNA mismatch repair protein MSH7 isoform X3, which gives rise to MQRQRSILSFLRRPSSETERSHGGASPNPDPIHRRNPPPVDSVAEKPLRDAFPEIRGTDTPPEKLRRPFFPANNGGGGGARPISSIMQKFARGNRSESSIKGNKEASGSLNFDTRPLGESSECVKTETPLTERSKTFITVSSTDFNGEGPLQFDLDADNLGPETPAMRPRVPRFKRVQEDCLDMNNKQGSPSLCSSKRAKSLHDSLIEKKAQSEASESVSSKFEWLNPSRIRDANGRRADDPFYDKRTLYIPPDALKKMSASQKQYWSEKCKYMDVVLFFKVGKFYELYELDAEIGQKELDWKMTISGVGKCRQVGISEAGIDEAVQKLIARGYKVGRIEQLETSDQAKARGPNSVIQRKLVHVSTPSTLVDGSVGPDAVHLLALKEGNRVSEKGSTEYGFAFLDHASLKFWVGSIFDDDSCAAIGALLMQVSPREVIYESSGLSKETHMALTKYASAGSVKMQLTPLPSADFLEAAEVRKLIHTKGYFRALSDSWFSALDSLGNHDLVMSALGGLVGHLSRLMLDDALRNGELSPYHIYKSCLRMDGQTLVNLEIFHNNIDGGLSGTLYKHLDHCITASGKRLLRRWICHPLKDIDDINDRLNIVEGFIKNSGLVSIVVQHLRRIPDLERLLGRVKSTVGSSSALLLPLIGDRVLKQRVKTFGSLVKGLRIGIDLLNILQKEDHEILSLSKVVNLQTLSSLCELVHQFEVALDDDFPQYQDHVVKDSDADTLAVLVDLFIGKATEWSKVIDVLNCMDVLQSFASTTISSHCSMSRPIFLCSNSYSMKSNQEDKGPILRMKGLWHPYAIAECENGLVPNDISLGEDSTGQNLSALLLTGPNMGGKSTLMRATCLSVILAQVLFLLSVLRQHQSLEMLLEILSCCSMSLVEEQAHLMDMPLLMLYFAILWKGYAAACFSLPTTIPSQKNLLRILT
- the LOC109716886 gene encoding uncharacterized protein LOC109716886, coding for MEHSKAILAAPAPSETLAASQGESLISALLYDVSQQVQGAIQNMLKMTSEIEQSSCEIMEEIKKCKESVAVRNNILEEERDRFKKAAMAVLEMLNGSEAL
- the LOC109716885 gene encoding DNA mismatch repair protein MSH7 isoform X1, coding for MQRQRSILSFLRRPSSETERSHGGASPNPDPIHRRNPPPVDSVAEKPLRDAFPEIRGTDTPPEKLRRPFFPANNGGGGGARPISSIMQKFARGNRSESSIKGNKEASGSLNFDTRPLGESSECVKTETPLTERSKTFITVSSTDFNGEGPLQFDLDADNLGPETPAMRPRVPRFKRVQEDCLDMNNKQGSPSLCSSKRAKSLHDSLIEKKAQSEASESVSSKFEWLNPSRIRDANGRRADDPFYDKRTLYIPPDALKKMSASQKQYWSEKCKYMDVVLFFKVGKFYELYELDAEIGQKELDWKMTISGVGKCRQVGISEAGIDEAVQKLIARGYKVGRIEQLETSDQAKARGPNSVIQRKLVHVSTPSTLVDGSVGPDAVHLLALKEGNRVSEKGSTEYGFAFLDHASLKFWVGSIFDDDSCAAIGALLMQVSPREVIYESSGLSKETHMALTKYASAGSVKMQLTPLPSADFLEAAEVRKLIHTKGYFRALSDSWFSALDSLGNHDLVMSALGGLVGHLSRLMLDDALRNGELSPYHIYKSCLRMDGQTLVNLEIFHNNIDGGLSGTLYKHLDHCITASGKRLLRRWICHPLKDIDDINDRLNIVEGFIKNSGLVSIVVQHLRRIPDLERLLGRVKSTVGSSSALLLPLIGDRVLKQRVKTFGSLVKGLRIGIDLLNILQKEDHEILSLSKVVNLQTLSSLCELVHQFEVALDDDFPQYQDHVVKDSDADTLAVLVDLFIGKATEWSKVIDVLNCMDVLQSFASTTISSHCSMSRPIFLCSNSYSMKSNQEDKGPILRMKGLWHPYAIAECENGLVPNDISLGEDSTGQNLSALLLTGPNMGGKSTLMRATCLSVILAQLGCYVPCESCVLSPADIIFTRLGATDRIMSGESTFFVECAETASVLRNATRDSLVLLDELGRGTSTFDGYAIAYAVFRHLVERVCCRLLFATHYHPLTKEFASHPHVSLQHMAYTFMPKNGSSFNGDRELIFLYRLAHGACSESYGLQVAQMAGIPKIIVEAASKSGQNMRLKISDNFKSSEGRSEFSTLHEEWLKTLLGVSGINEACWDEDASDTLLCLWHELKSQYRSVK
- the LOC109716885 gene encoding DNA mismatch repair protein MSH7 isoform X2, with translation MQRQRSILSFLRRPSSETERSHGGASPNPDPIHRRNPPPVDSVAEKPLRDAFPEIRGTDTPPEKLRRPFFPANNGGGGGARPISSIMQKFARGNRSESSIKGNKEASGSLNFDTRPLGESSECVKTETPLTERSKTFITVSSTDFNGEGPLQFDLDADNLGPETPAMRPRVPRFKRVQEDCLDMNNKQGSPSLCSSKRAKSLHDSLIEKKAQSEASESVSSKFEWLNPSRIRDANGRRADDPFYDKRTLYIPPDALKKMSASQKQYWSEKCKYMDVVLFFKVGKFYELYELDAEIGQKELDWKMTISGVGKCRQVGISEAGIDEAVQKLIARGYKVGRIEQLETSDQAKARGPNSVIQRKLVHVSTPSTLVDGSVGPDAVHLLALKEGNRVSEKGSTEYGFAFLDHASLKFWVGSIFDDDSCAAIGALLMQVSPREVIYERLSKETHMALTKYASAGSVKMQLTPLPSADFLEAAEVRKLIHTKGYFRALSDSWFSALDSLGNHDLVMSALGGLVGHLSRLMLDDALRNGELSPYHIYKSCLRMDGQTLVNLEIFHNNIDGGLSGTLYKHLDHCITASGKRLLRRWICHPLKDIDDINDRLNIVEGFIKNSGLVSIVVQHLRRIPDLERLLGRVKSTVGSSSALLLPLIGDRVLKQRVKTFGSLVKGLRIGIDLLNILQKEDHEILSLSKVVNLQTLSSLCELVHQFEVALDDDFPQYQDHVVKDSDADTLAVLVDLFIGKATEWSKVIDVLNCMDVLQSFASTTISSHCSMSRPIFLCSNSYSMKSNQEDKGPILRMKGLWHPYAIAECENGLVPNDISLGEDSTGQNLSALLLTGPNMGGKSTLMRATCLSVILAQLGCYVPCESCVLSPADIIFTRLGATDRIMSGESTFFVECAETASVLRNATRDSLVLLDELGRGTSTFDGYAIAYAVFRHLVERVCCRLLFATHYHPLTKEFASHPHVSLQHMAYTFMPKNGSSFNGDRELIFLYRLAHGACSESYGLQVAQMAGIPKIIVEAASKSGQNMRLKISDNFKSSEGRSEFSTLHEEWLKTLLGVSGINEACWDEDASDTLLCLWHELKSQYRSVK